A single Cucumis melo cultivar AY chromosome 4, USDA_Cmelo_AY_1.0, whole genome shotgun sequence DNA region contains:
- the LOC103486282 gene encoding immune-associated nucleotide-binding protein 9-like encodes MEGIVPLTMVLMGRTGNGKSATGNSILGKKMFESKRSSSGITSTSELKTCVQPDGQVINVIDTPGLFDLSHGTEHVTREIVKCLDLVKEGIHAVLLVFSAKNRFTQEEEATLKTLQNLFGCKIVDYAIIVFTGGDEFDDDDDDSSTFDDYLLGCPVALKDILAACKGRQVLFDNKTRSGTKKVEQVNKLLNLVKEVVDQNEGQPFTHSLFLINKFEERLEAVKSKLEKQIEEEKEARRKAEERFQELQKQHGDNIKQLTDLQRQVLEQQKRQQELLHKVATREPEVRICTII; translated from the exons aTGGAGGGGATTGTTCCACTAACTATGGTGTTAATGGGTCGTACTGGGAACGGAAAAAGTGCAACTGGAAATAGTATTCTTGGAAAGAAGATGTTCGAGTCAAAGAGAAGTTCTTCGGGCATTACAAGTACTTCTGAGTTGAAAACATGCGTACAACCAGATGGACAAGTAATAAATGTCATAGACACTCCGG GTCTATTTGATTTATCCCATGGAACAGAACACGTCACGAGGGAAATAGTGAAATGTTTGGATTTAGTAAAAGAAGGCATTCATGCAGTTCTTTTAGTTTTCTCAGCAAAAAACCGATTCACTCAAGAAGAAGAAGCCACCTTAAAAACCCTACAAAATTTATTTGGATGTAAGATCGTGGATTACGCTATTATAGTCTTCACCGGAGGCGACGAATTCGATGACGACGACGATGACAGCAGCACCTTTGACGATTACTTACTTGGTTGTCCTGTTGCCTTAAAGGATATTCTAGCTGCTTGTAAAGGACGACAGGTACTTTTTGACAACAAAACTAGGAGTGGAACAAAGAAGGTTGAACAAGTGAACAAGCTTTTAAATTTAGTGAAAGAAGTGGTAGATCAAAACGAAGGACAACCCTTTACACATAGTTTGTTTCTTATAAACAAGTTCGAGGAAAGATTGGAAGCAGTAAAAAGCAAGCTTGAGAAgcaaatagaagaagaaaaagaagcaaGACGTAAAGCTGAAGAACGATTTCAAGAGTTACAAAAACAACATGGGGATAACATTAAACAACTCACTGATTTGCAACGACAAGTGTTAGAACAACAAAAAAGACAACAAGAACTGTTACATAAGGTAGCTACACGTGAACCAGAGGTCAGAATTTGTACTATTATTTGA
- the LOC103486281 gene encoding immune-associated nucleotide-binding protein 9-like produces MTDVPSLTLVLMGRTGNGKSATGNSILGKKEFKSQKSSLGITRSSELRSCTRNNGQIINVIDTPGMFDLSRGTDYITREIVKCIDLASNTGIHAVLLVFSTKNRFSQEEAATVKTLQNLFGFKIMDYAIFIFTGGDEFEFDDDDDNIATFEDYLRDIPVPLKDILITCNNRCLLFDNKTRSETKKNEQVNNLLIMVNEVIAQNGGHPFTHTLFHSTKLEEKFNEVKNKLESVIAEEREARRKAEEKLQEMQKRFEDQIRDQNKLLVEVLRRPVEVKVVKECPIL; encoded by the exons aTGACGGATGTCCCTTCTCTAACCTTGGTGTTAATGGGTCGAACTGGAAATGGAAAAAGTGCAACTGGTAATAGTATTCTTGGAAAGAAAGAGTTCAAGTCCCAAAAGAGTTCATTGGGCATTACGAGAAGTTCTGAGTTACGGTCATGTACTCGGAATAATGGCCAAATAATAAATGTCATCGACACTCCTG GAATGTTTGATTTATCGAGGGGAACAGATTACATCACGAGAGAAATAGTGAAGTGTATCGATTTGGCCAGCAATACTGGTATTCATGCTGTTCTTCTGGTTTTCTCAACGAAGAATCGATTCTCTCAAGAAGAAGCAGCTACTGTCAAAACCTTACAAAACTTGTTCGGATTCAAAATTATGGACTATGCCATTTTCATCTTCACAGGAGGTGACGAGTTCGAATTCGACGACGACGATGACAATATTGCCACCTTTGAAGATTACCTACGTGACATTCCTGTACCCTTAAAGGACATTTTAATTACATGTAACAATCGTTGTCTACTTTTTGATAACAAAACTAGGAGCGAAACAAAGAAGAATGAACAAGTAAATAATCTTTTAATTATGGTAAACGAAGTGATTGCCCAAAATGGAGGTCATCCTTTCACACACACCTTGTTTCATAGCACCAAGCTTGAAGAGAAATTCAATGAAGTAAAAAACAAGCTTGAAAGTGTAATAGCAGAAGAAAGAGAAGCGAGACGCAAAGCGGAAGAGAAACTGCAAGAAATGCAAAAGCGATTTGAGGATCAAATCCGAGACCAAAATAAGTTACTAGTTGAAGTTCTTCGAAGGCCAGTTGAAGTCAAAGTTGTCAAAGAATGCCCTATTCTTTGA
- the LOC103486280 gene encoding immune-associated nucleotide-binding protein 1-like: MTVLPPLTLVLMGRTGNGKSATGNGILGKKAFVSRKSSSCVTKTSSLEKCVRNDGQVINVIDTPGMFNSSGESRSTAKEIMKCMELGSEGIHAVILVFSIRNRFTQEEEATIQTLQNTFGPKIVDYTIVILTGGDEFENDEDIEDYLSHECPMALKNILAACKNRCVIFDNKTKSEEKKDEQVKELLELVKEIIDQNGGHPYKPPLISNQKLEKEFDEVKTKLEHFCTQDHSYSDPKLEEKLNEFMSEVNNTLQRQLEEEREARRQVEEKTLKIQKQYNDETQKLNELLHCSLQIPPPVEVERQSERRLLIQSILANIKRLIRLLF, translated from the exons atgacgGTTCTTCCTCCTCTAACTTTGGTTCTAATGGGTCGTACTGGAAATGGGAAAAGTGCAACTGGAAATGGTATTCTTGGAAAGAAGGCGTTTGTGTCAAGAAAAAGTTCATCATGCGTTACTAAAACTTCATCGTTGGAGAAATGTGTAAGGAATGATGGACAAGTAATAAATGTCATTGACACTCCTG GAATGTTCAATTCATCGGGTGAATCAAGATCCACTGCAAAGGAAATAATGAAGTGCATGGAATTGGGAAGTGAAGGCATCCATGCtgttattttagttttttcgATTAGGAACCGATTCACTCAAGAAGAAGAAGCCACCATTCAAACCCTACAAAATACATTTGGACCCAAAATCGTGGATTACACCATTGTAATCTTAACTGGAGGCGACGAATTCGAGAATGATGAAGACATAGAAGATTACTTGAGCCATGAATGTCCTATGGCTTTGAAGAACATTCTAGCTGCCTGCAAGAATAGGTGTGTGATATTTGACAACAAAACTAAGAGTGAAGAAAAGAAGGATGAACAAGTGAAAGAGCTTTTGGAATTGGTGAAGGAAATTATTGACCAAAATGGAGGACACCCCTACAAACCCCCTTTGATTTCTAATCAAAAGCTTGAGAAGGAATTTGATGAAGTCAAAACAAAGCTTGAACATTTTTGCACTCAAGATCATTCTTATTCTGATCCCAAGCTTGAAGAAAAGTTGAATGAG TTCATGTCGGAGGTAAACAACACGCTTCAACGACaattggaagaagaaagagaagcaCGGCGTCAAGTAGAAGAGAAAACGCTAAAAATACAGAAACAATATAACGACGAAACTCAGAAGCTTAATGAATTGCTACATTGTTCACTTCAAATACCACCACCCGTGGAGGTTGAGCGACAATCTGAACGTCGTCTTCTAATTCAATCTATACTTGCAAACATTAAACGTCTAATTAGACTCTTATTCTAA
- the LOC103486279 gene encoding acyl-coenzyme A oxidase 4, peroxisomal isoform X1: MMVDAKVNRQDDKDKNARSAYFGLPALDVSVAFPQATSASSFPPSVSDFYQFNDLLTPEEQALRKKVRQCVEKEVAPIMTKYWEKAEFPFEVVPKLGSLCIAGGTIKGYGCPGLSITGSAVAVAEVARVDASCSTFILVHSSLAMLTIALCGSEEQKHKYLPSLAKFDTVACWALTEPENGSDASGLRTTATKVEGGWVIEGKKRWIGNSTFADVLVIFARNTITNEINGFIIKKNAPGLTVTKIENKIGLRIVQNGDIVMNKVFVPDEDRLPGVNSFKDTNKVLAVSRVMVAWQPIGIAMGVYDMCHRYLKEREQFGAPLAAFQLNQQKLVLMLGNVQAMFLIGWRLCKLYEKGTMTPGQASLGKAWITLRARETVSLGRELLGGNGILSDFLVAKAFCDLEPIYTYEGTYDINTLVTGREITGVASFKPAALAKRSRL; this comes from the exons ATGATGGTTGACGCCAAAGTGAATCGCCAAG ATGATAAGGACAAGAATGCAAGAAGTGCCTACTTCGGTTTACCGGCGCTGGATGTTTCTGTTGCATTCCCTCAAGCCACGTCTGCATCCTCCTTTCCTCCTTCCG TCTCAGACTTCTATCAGTTCAACGACCTATTGACTCCTGAGGAGCAAGCTCTCAGAAAAAAAGTGAGACAGTGCGTGGAAAAAGAAGTAGCTCCAATTATGACAAAG TATTGGGAGAAGGCAGAGTTTCCATTTGAAGTTGTCCCAAAGCTTGGTAGCTTGTGCATTGCTGGTGGTACTATCAAG GGTTATGGGTGTCCTGGTCTGTCTATTACTGGAAGTGCTGTTGCTGTTGCTGAAGTAGCAAGAGTTGATGCAAGTTGTTCCACTTTCATTCTGGTGCATTCATCGCTCGCAATGCTCACCATCG CTCTATGTGGATCGGAGGAGCAAAAGCATAAATATTTACCTTCCTTGGCAAAGTTTGATACCGTCGCTTGTTGG GCTTTGACTGAGCCTGAAAATGGAAGTGATGCCAGTGGTTTAAGAACAACGGCAACAAAG GTTGAAGGAGGTTGGGTAATAGAGGGGAAAAAACGCTGGATAGGAAACAGCACATTCGCTGATGTATTGGTTATTTTTGCCAGGAATACAATTACAAATGAAATAAACGG atttataataaaaaaaaatgcccCTGGTCTGACGGTTACAaagatagaaaataaaattggtTTGCGGATCGTTCAAAATGGAGACATTGTAATGAATAAAGTTTTCGTACCGGATGAAGATAGGTTACCTGGTGTAAATTCTTTCAAGGATACAAACAAg GTTCTTGCCGTTTCGCGTGTAATGGTTGCCTGGCAACCCATTGGCATAGCAATGGGGGTTTATGACATGTGTCACAG ATATTTGAAGGAGAGGGAACAATTTGGAGCACCATTAGCCGCTTTTCAGCTTAACCAACAGAAACTTGTTCTCATGCTGGGAAATGTTCAAGCAATGTTCCTCATTGGTTGGCGACTTTGCAAATTATATGAAAAGGGAACAATGACTCCAGGTCAAGCTAGCTTGGGAAAG GCATGGATCACTCTGAGAGCTAGGGAAACCGTTTCTCTAGGACGTGAGTTGCTTGGAGGCAATGGGATTTTATCAGACTTTCTAGTTGCAAAG GCATTCTGTGATTTGGAACCAATATATACGTATGAAGGTACGTACGACATCAACACATTGGTTACTGGGAGAGAAATAACTGGTGTTGCCAGTTTCAAGCCTGCTGCTCTAGCCAAAAGAAGCCGCCTATGA
- the LOC103486279 gene encoding acyl-coenzyme A oxidase 4, peroxisomal isoform X2, giving the protein MFDQHSTSDDKDKNARSAYFGLPALDVSVAFPQATSASSFPPSVSDFYQFNDLLTPEEQALRKKVRQCVEKEVAPIMTKYWEKAEFPFEVVPKLGSLCIAGGTIKGYGCPGLSITGSAVAVAEVARVDASCSTFILVHSSLAMLTIALCGSEEQKHKYLPSLAKFDTVACWALTEPENGSDASGLRTTATKVEGGWVIEGKKRWIGNSTFADVLVIFARNTITNEINGFIIKKNAPGLTVTKIENKIGLRIVQNGDIVMNKVFVPDEDRLPGVNSFKDTNKVLAVSRVMVAWQPIGIAMGVYDMCHRYLKEREQFGAPLAAFQLNQQKLVLMLGNVQAMFLIGWRLCKLYEKGTMTPGQASLGKAWITLRARETVSLGRELLGGNGILSDFLVAKAFCDLEPIYTYEGTYDINTLVTGREITGVASFKPAALAKRSRL; this is encoded by the exons ATGTTTGATCAACACTCTACTTCAG ATGATAAGGACAAGAATGCAAGAAGTGCCTACTTCGGTTTACCGGCGCTGGATGTTTCTGTTGCATTCCCTCAAGCCACGTCTGCATCCTCCTTTCCTCCTTCCG TCTCAGACTTCTATCAGTTCAACGACCTATTGACTCCTGAGGAGCAAGCTCTCAGAAAAAAAGTGAGACAGTGCGTGGAAAAAGAAGTAGCTCCAATTATGACAAAG TATTGGGAGAAGGCAGAGTTTCCATTTGAAGTTGTCCCAAAGCTTGGTAGCTTGTGCATTGCTGGTGGTACTATCAAG GGTTATGGGTGTCCTGGTCTGTCTATTACTGGAAGTGCTGTTGCTGTTGCTGAAGTAGCAAGAGTTGATGCAAGTTGTTCCACTTTCATTCTGGTGCATTCATCGCTCGCAATGCTCACCATCG CTCTATGTGGATCGGAGGAGCAAAAGCATAAATATTTACCTTCCTTGGCAAAGTTTGATACCGTCGCTTGTTGG GCTTTGACTGAGCCTGAAAATGGAAGTGATGCCAGTGGTTTAAGAACAACGGCAACAAAG GTTGAAGGAGGTTGGGTAATAGAGGGGAAAAAACGCTGGATAGGAAACAGCACATTCGCTGATGTATTGGTTATTTTTGCCAGGAATACAATTACAAATGAAATAAACGG atttataataaaaaaaaatgcccCTGGTCTGACGGTTACAaagatagaaaataaaattggtTTGCGGATCGTTCAAAATGGAGACATTGTAATGAATAAAGTTTTCGTACCGGATGAAGATAGGTTACCTGGTGTAAATTCTTTCAAGGATACAAACAAg GTTCTTGCCGTTTCGCGTGTAATGGTTGCCTGGCAACCCATTGGCATAGCAATGGGGGTTTATGACATGTGTCACAG ATATTTGAAGGAGAGGGAACAATTTGGAGCACCATTAGCCGCTTTTCAGCTTAACCAACAGAAACTTGTTCTCATGCTGGGAAATGTTCAAGCAATGTTCCTCATTGGTTGGCGACTTTGCAAATTATATGAAAAGGGAACAATGACTCCAGGTCAAGCTAGCTTGGGAAAG GCATGGATCACTCTGAGAGCTAGGGAAACCGTTTCTCTAGGACGTGAGTTGCTTGGAGGCAATGGGATTTTATCAGACTTTCTAGTTGCAAAG GCATTCTGTGATTTGGAACCAATATATACGTATGAAGGTACGTACGACATCAACACATTGGTTACTGGGAGAGAAATAACTGGTGTTGCCAGTTTCAAGCCTGCTGCTCTAGCCAAAAGAAGCCGCCTATGA
- the LOC103486278 gene encoding protein RESPONSE TO ABA AND SALT 1: protein MAGDHYNADSFKAFVEAWLLRQRNYLDDLLSAAHGSPHNRDLQVLISRILSHYEDYYEKKSRITQTDIFLVFTPPWFTTYERTLLWIGGFRPGLIIRLVNQSIDDLSDEQVVRIRRLKDDTKIEERLLNNDLAKIQEKVAAPPLLEFFRHGGHDGVGGEEAMETLKAAFQSVLASADLLRRDTALKVTQILTPAQTVRFLAAVAQLHLRVRALGLQEDARRNPFCVALDKDPSGVQFGYQHD from the exons ATGGCAGGTGACCATTACAATGCTGACTCATTCAAAGCATTTGTTGAAGCTTGGCTCCTCCGTCAACGAAACTATCTCGACGACCTCCTCTCCGCCGCACACGGCAGTCCTCACAACCGCGATCTCCAAGTTTTAATCTCTCGAATCCTCAGCCACTATGAGGATTATTACGAGAAAAAATCAAGAATTACCCAAACTGATATCTTTCTCGTTTTTACCCCACCCTGGTTCACTACCTACGAGAGGACACTTCTCTGGATCGGCGGATTCCGCCCGGGCCTCATTATCCGGCTGGTTAATCAGTCCATAGACGACCTGTCGGACGAACAGGTGGTTAGAATTAGGCGTCTTAAGGACGACACGAAGATCGAAGAAAGGCTACTGAACAATGACTTGGCGAAAATTCAAGAAAAAGTTGCGGCGCCGCCGTTGTTGGAATTTTTCCGGCACGGTGGCCACGACGGCGTAGGTGGCGAGGAGGCAATGGAGACGTTAAAAGCGGCGTTTCAGTCGGTGCTGGCGAGTGCGGATCTTTTGAGAAGAGATACGGCGTTAAAAGTGACACAGATCCTAACTCCGGCACAGACCGTTAGATTTTTGGCGGCCGTGGCTCAGCTTCACCTTAGAGTTAGAGCGTTGGGTTTGCAAGAAGATGCCAGACGGAATCCATTTTGTGTCGCCTTGGATAAAGATCCG aGTGGGGTGCAATTTGGCTACCAGCATGACTAA